The Henckelia pumila isolate YLH828 chromosome 2, ASM3356847v2, whole genome shotgun sequence genome includes a window with the following:
- the LOC140877823 gene encoding uncharacterized protein, translating to MLPFGGKTVVFGGDFRQVLLVVKRGSVQEQIAASISRSTFWNCVDIIHLHQNMRYEEDAEFSQLLLRIGDGFQHAVHGNFIKLTDSMVIPLEGDHSIYQLIDVVFPNMIEYINDANYMVSRAIITPKNTDVDKINEILISKFSGEELEYVSWDFVEDDNNNIFQEEFLNSLSPSGLPPHRIVLKVGCPVMLLRYVAPELGLCNGTRLICRNLYINFIDAEIIAGPHKGIRYLIHRMLLKSEDDSGLPFELTRNQFPIILSFALIINKEQGQTIPNIGIFLRNHVFSHGQLYVALSRGFSQHSTKILVKDGKLHLRFGIYTKNIVYKDVLLCTNR from the coding sequence atGTTGCCATTTGGTGGGAAAACTGTAGTTTTCGGTGGAGATTTTCGGCAAGTATTACTTGTTGTTAAAAGAGGATCGGTACAAGAACAAATTGCTGCAAGTATTTCGAGGTCGACATTCTGGAACTGTGTGGATATAATTCATCTTCATCAAAATATGAGATATGAAGAAGATGCTGAGTTCTCTCAATTACTACTACGCATAGGTGATGGTTTTCAGCATGCTGTACATGGCAATTTCATAAAATTAACAGACTCGATGGTCATACCATTGGAAGGTGACCATTCAATTTATCAATTGATTGATGTTGTTTTTCCAAATATGATTGAATATATTAATGATGCAAACTATATGGTTAGTAGAGCCATAATTACTCCAAAAAATACCGATGTTGATAAAATTAATGAGATActcatttcaaaattttctggAGAAGAATTGGAATATGTATCCTGGGATTTCGTGGAAGATGACAACAACAATATTTTTCAAGAAGAGTTCTTAAACTCTCTTAGTCCAAGCGGTTTACCACCACATAGAATTGTATTAAAAGTAGGTTGTCCTGTTATGCTcttgagatatgtggcacctgAACTTGGTCTGTGCAATGGAACAAGGTTGATATGTCGTAATCTCTATATAAATTTCATAGATGCTGAGATTATAGCAGGTCCTCACAAAGGTATAAGGTATTTAATTCATCGAATGCTTTTAAAAAGTGAAGACGATTCTGGATTGCCATTTGAGTTGACACGTAACCAGTTTCCGATAATATTGAGTTTTGCTCTCATAATTAACAAAGAACAAGGTCAAACGATACCAAATATTGGTATATTTTTACGTAATCATGTGTTCAGTCATGGTCAACTTTACGTGGCgctttcaagaggattttcccagcattcaacaaaaattttggTCAAAGATGGAAAACTGCATCTCAGATTTGGCATTTACAcaaaaaacattgtttacaaagACGTGCTACTTTGTACTAAtcgatga